In Nitrospirota bacterium, the DNA window AAGAACCCTTGTGTCAAGCAGCCCTCTGTCACGCAGTGTTATTGAATTTTTTCACCCCTTATGCTAACATCAAACCAATCGGCAAAAAAAAGTTGCAGATCAAGTCGTTCGGGGACAGAAAAGTATCACTTTTAACAACATGCGGCATTAACTAATGATAGGGAACGACAATGACAGACTCTCAAGTATCTCCTGACTTTAGCCCCTGCAAACACAGGGAATCCGCCTTTCCCGAAGGGCTGGACGTCATCTTTTGTCCTACAAAAGTGGCGGTAATCGGTGCATCAAATCGTCCTGAAAGTGTGGGCCTTGCTGTTTTTAAAAATCTTCTCTTTGGAAACTTTTCCGGTATTCTCTATCCCGTAAACCTGAGGGCGAAATCGGTTTGCGGTGTGAGGGCCTATCCATCAATCTCGGACATACCAGACCCGGTAGACCTGGCAGTGATTATTGTTCCGGCTGCATCCACCCCTGCAGTGGCCAGGGAGGCGGCAAAAAAAGGCGTAAAAGGCCTTGTCGTGATTTCAGCCGGGTTCAGGGAGACCGGTCCGGCAGGGGCAAAAATAGAGGAAGAACTCCTCTCCATCTGCCGGGAGAACAATATCAGACTTGTGGGACCCAACTGCCTTGGGGTAATCAACACAGACGGTCCTGTGAGTCTTAATGCCAGTTTTGCCAGGCAAAAGGCCCATCCCGGAAACATTGCCTTTATCAGTCAGTCAGGAGCCCTGTGCACAGCGGTTCTGGACTTTGCGGCAAAGAGAAACATGGGTTTTTCAAAGTTTATCTCAGTGGGCAACAAGGCTGATGTGGACGAGCTGGCCCTGATCCGCTACCTCCATGCAGACCCCCTGACAAAGGTCATCATGTTATATATAGAAGAACTGCGCCACGGCTTTGAGTTTATAAAAACAGTGCGGGAGATTACCGGAGGCGATAATCCCACACCGATTCTGGCCATTAAATCAGGCAGAACGGCTGAGGGGGCGGCAGCGGTCAGTTCCCATACCGGCTCACTTGCAGGCACTGAAGCTGTTTACAATGCCCTCTTCCAGCAGTCCGGGGTCTTCCGGGTGCAGACAATCGAGGAGCTCTTTGATTGCGCCCTTGCCTTCGGCTGTCAGCCCCTGCCCAAATCCAACCGCATCGCCATCATTACAAATGCCGGCGGCCCCGGCATTATCGCCACTGACGTCACCATTCATTCGGGCCTGAGACTTGCAAAATTCAGCGACAAAACCACAGAGACACTTAAAAACCATCTGCCCAGCACGGCAAACATTCACAATCCTGTGGATGTTATCGGAGACGCCGGTTCAGAGCGGTACCGTGCAGCGCTTGAAGCCGTATTAAATGATGAGAATGTGGATGGTGTCATCTTTATTCTCACCCCGCAGTCCATGACAGAGATCGAGAAGACCGCATCCATTATTCCGGACCTGGCCCGAAAGAGCGGAAAACCGGTAGTCGCCTCTTTTATGGGCCTGATGGATGTCTCAAAGGGTGTTGCAATCCTTGAGAAAAACGGGATTCCTCATTATCCCTTCCCGGAGACTGCGGCCCGGGTCATGGGTGCGCTGTACCAGCACGCCCAGTGGATTCACCGTCCCCATGCCAGGGAGTTTGAGCTTTCATTCGACAGGCCCAGGGCCAGGAAGGTGATCGAGGAGTCTTTGGCCTCCGGCGTAAAATACCTGGGTGAAGTGGAAGGGAATGAAATCCTTGCAGCATATGGGTTTCCTGTATTACCGGCCCGGCTTGTCACAACTGCCGAGGAAGCGGCTGAGGCCGTAAGGACACTCGGTGCCTGTGCCTTCAAGATTGTTTCGCCACAGGTTATTCACAAGTCTGACGTGGGCGGAGTCAGGGTGGGGGTCAGGACTCCGGAGGAAGCGGTTTCAGCCTTTGAGTCCATAATCTCTGCGATCCGCAAGAACGTGCCCGAGGCACAGATACAGGGCGTTTATGCCCAAAAAATGGCTGCCGAAGGGATTGAGGTGATTCTCGGCATTAACCGGTATAAAGTCTTTGGCCCACTCCTCATGTTCGGGCTGGGCGGCATATATGTGGAAATTTTTAAGGATGTCAGTTTCAGGCTCGCGCCAATCAGGCACAACGGGGCAAAATTCATGGTGCGCTCCATCAAGGCCTATCCAATGCTGACAGGGGCTCGGGGAGCACCATTGCGAGATATCGAGGAGCTGGAAAAATGCCTTATGCGGCTTTCAGCCCTGGCCACTGAAAATCCGGAAATCGCTGAGCTGGATATCAACCCCCTCATTGTTCACGAACAGGGCTCGGGATGTTCCATCGCAGACTGCCGTATCCTTCTCGATCCAGACCGTACCTGTGCCTGACAACCCGTCAGCACCTGACACTTTCACATAAACCTTACCTGCTGCGGGAAACTCCAACCCTGTCACAGAAATCATGAATGTAGCAGGTACTGCAGAGCGGGGAGACGGGTTTGCATATGCCCTGACCAAAGGCCACAAGCAGGCCGTTTATCTCCTTCCAGTATTGCCCGGGGAGTTTTCCCCTGAGCACGAATTCGGTCTCCTCCGGGGTTTTTGTCCTGACATAACCCCAGCGGTTGGTAATCCTGTGCACGTGGGTGTCAACACATATACCCGGCCGGTTGTAGGCAAGGGTGACAACAAGGTTGGCGGTCTTTCTGCCAACACCCTTTAACTTAAGAAGTTCGTCAATGTTGTCAGGCACCCTGCCGTTGTATTTGCGGGCTATAATCTCACTCAGCGCCTTTATCCGTCCTGCCTTGACCTTATAGAAACCAACAGGATAGATGGCCTTCCGGATATCATCCTCACTCAGTGCAGCCATGGCCTCAGGTGTGGAGGCAAGGGCAAACAGTCTCCTTGATGCCTCGCCTGTAGTCCTGTCCTGGGTTCTCAGACTGAGTATGCAGGAGATGAGTATTTTAAAGGGGTCCTTTTCCATGCGGGCCATCTCCTCAAGCCAGGGAACTTTGAGGGTCTTTACCTGTTTTCCGAGGAGACGGATGACCTTATGAATATCGCTGTCCCTAAAACCCTGAGTCCCCCTCTACACTT includes these proteins:
- a CDS encoding acetate--CoA ligase family protein, with translation MTDSQVSPDFSPCKHRESAFPEGLDVIFCPTKVAVIGASNRPESVGLAVFKNLLFGNFSGILYPVNLRAKSVCGVRAYPSISDIPDPVDLAVIIVPAASTPAVAREAAKKGVKGLVVISAGFRETGPAGAKIEEELLSICRENNIRLVGPNCLGVINTDGPVSLNASFARQKAHPGNIAFISQSGALCTAVLDFAAKRNMGFSKFISVGNKADVDELALIRYLHADPLTKVIMLYIEELRHGFEFIKTVREITGGDNPTPILAIKSGRTAEGAAAVSSHTGSLAGTEAVYNALFQQSGVFRVQTIEELFDCALAFGCQPLPKSNRIAIITNAGGPGIIATDVTIHSGLRLAKFSDKTTETLKNHLPSTANIHNPVDVIGDAGSERYRAALEAVLNDENVDGVIFILTPQSMTEIEKTASIIPDLARKSGKPVVASFMGLMDVSKGVAILEKNGIPHYPFPETAARVMGALYQHAQWIHRPHAREFELSFDRPRARKVIEESLASGVKYLGEVEGNEILAAYGFPVLPARLVTTAEEAAEAVRTLGACAFKIVSPQVIHKSDVGGVRVGVRTPEEAVSAFESIISAIRKNVPEAQIQGVYAQKMAAEGIEVILGINRYKVFGPLLMFGLGGIYVEIFKDVSFRLAPIRHNGAKFMVRSIKAYPMLTGARGAPLRDIEELEKCLMRLSALATENPEIAELDINPLIVHEQGSGCSIADCRILLDPDRTCA
- the nth gene encoding endonuclease III yields the protein MEKDPFKILISCILSLRTQDRTTGEASRRLFALASTPEAMAALSEDDIRKAIYPVGFYKVKAGRIKALSEIIARKYNGRVPDNIDELLKLKGVGRKTANLVVTLAYNRPGICVDTHVHRITNRWGYVRTKTPEETEFVLRGKLPGQYWKEINGLLVAFGQGICKPVSPLCSTCYIHDFCDRVGVSRSR